The Candidatus Zixiibacteriota bacterium genomic interval GAACCGATGATGATTTCTATGTAGTAGATGCATATAATGCACAGATTGCATATTATAAAGTTCGTGAAGATGCCAATCCTCCCCGAATTGATCCTGTATCAACTTCGGATAACCATTTCCACCTTCTTGATTTGAATCACCCAGTTGATATTGACGCTGGTCACATTCCTCATTACGATAATCTATATTCTGATTGTGATTGGTTTGATACATGGGTTGCTATTTGTGATAGGGGATACAATAGGATAATAATAGCGAACTATTCGGGTTTACCCTTAAACGCCTTGGGTGGATATGGAGCTGGTGATTTCAAGTTGAATAACCCGACTTCTGTTGCCTTCTCTCGTGAACATCAAATGGGCTGGCAAATGCACGATATATATGTGGCCGATGCAGGTAATAATCGAATAGCCAAATTTTATACAAAAAATGGAAGTGATGTGGCTGCCTATGACGGTTTTATAAAAACACCTTCATATACCTTCCCCAGCAATGCCTACCTCTCTTCGGTAGAGGTTGATAATTTCGGTAATGTCTATGCCCTGGATCATAACAATGGAAAAATATATAAGTTTAATGAAGATTTGGAACTTCTTGGCGAATGGGGTGGAATCGGCGGCGAATCAACTAAACTCTATTATCCCTCAAGAATATCAATCACTAGGGGTTGGCGAACCGGAAATTTCAATGACTGTGCTAATATCTATCTTCCATCAAGATATGGAGATTTATTGGTCACTGAAGTATATACGAATTCTACTGGAATCAAAAGATATGAACTCGAAAATGTATTTACCTCTTGCGAGGGCGGTTATTATCTCCGAGAGCCCAATAAATTAAATGACAGGTTATTTGTAAATTGGGAACAAACAGATTATGGCCGAATGCAAATCATTTTTAAAATCCAACCCTCCGGAGAAGGTGCTATTCGAACCCTGTATGATGAAACAATATTCAAAGACCCTGGCCCGCACAGCCTACATTGCCAGCTTCCTGAGGATGCTGAGATGTATGGCGATTATGAAATTTATATAAAAATCTGGAAGTTCTATAATAGAGATGGAATCCAAATAATTGGCGATAGTAGAGTTATTTCCGGTTCGTATGATCGCGGGGAAACAAATTATCCCCCATTTTTCACGGGAGTTTATCTTGAGGGAGCCAGCGATACCTGCGTAATAAGTAATGAATTTTATGTGTGCCGTGCTCAGGTGACCGATTATGATGATGCGCAACTTTATTACTGGTGGATAGCTAAAAACGGCTATTTCCAGGAAAAGGACGAATACGGCAATCCTCAACTTGTAGATTCAACTTTTACTCTATCCGATTCTGCCAGATTCTTGGTAATGGAGGGTGCGCCCGGGAATCCATTAAAACCAAGGCAATCATTAGCTCCCCCCGTTGATTTATTTTACGTCTATGTCCACGACCCTCATGGGGCATCTTCGTCTTATGGAAAGAGTTCTGAAATTAAATCATCCTGCAGTTCCGGGCCTCCACCTCCGCCCCCACCCGAATGTCCGATTTTATACTGGGAAGATAATGGGCAATGGAAGCTGATTAACAATCTCATGGCTGAATCGGATTATGAAAACCGCCTGACCGACATAGTATCTGAAATCTATCCCATATATGGCGTTACCACCGATAACAGCGGACGACT includes:
- a CDS encoding T9SS type A sorting domain-containing protein translates to MSTTDANWDQIIIFGDDFSYNPYLGSQDTYYYDEVPYNFRFPAGVSGRTDDDFYVVDAYNAQIAYYKVREDANPPRIDPVSTSDNHFHLLDLNHPVDIDAGHIPHYDNLYSDCDWFDTWVAICDRGYNRIIIANYSGLPLNALGGYGAGDFKLNNPTSVAFSREHQMGWQMHDIYVADAGNNRIAKFYTKNGSDVAAYDGFIKTPSYTFPSNAYLSSVEVDNFGNVYALDHNNGKIYKFNEDLELLGEWGGIGGESTKLYYPSRISITRGWRTGNFNDCANIYLPSRYGDLLVTEVYTNSTGIKRYELENVFTSCEGGYYLREPNKLNDRLFVNWEQTDYGRMQIIFKIQPSGEGAIRTLYDETIFKDPGPHSLHCQLPEDAEMYGDYEIYIKIWKFYNRDGIQIIGDSRVISGSYDRGETNYPPFFTGVYLEGASDTCVISNEFYVCRAQVTDYDDAQLYYWWIAKNGYFQEKDEYGNPQLVDSTFTLSDSARFLVMEGAPGNPLKPRQSLAPPVDLFYVYVHDPHGASSSYGKSSEIKSSCSSGPPPPPPPECPILYWEDNGQWKLINNLMAESDYENRLTDIVSEIYPIYGVTTDNSGRLHLRVTEEAEETTTLKSLRASIALYPESMTPVFTNRQRLMFLSDNFVNPSVAYNSVGDTITDLIIGYDKSLFIDNNPGYIIIEYDFPEYKGGARKPTIEPPPGGPAEPPPDKDPTKPLYVAGSDGRIKLYEVSALDVSGNWIPVTKIYPRLVAQGNYIEMNEYIIDGKLTMKIDYHDAIEIDHMPYYFYYPANVAVYPLQVVSAHHSNSDDVAARLIDDNSPVLTVKTNEYIDMILRGPLPAEGYKQLLLVSSRGKYEKDGLDGGGDIIVFDQNYPNPFNPNTTFSFYLPEPRHVKLEIYNVLGQKVKVLADEYFPSGPTNIVWDSKNSSGGEVASGVYFARFTSGDYTSSKKIEVVR